The Bombus affinis isolate iyBomAffi1 chromosome 17, iyBomAffi1.2, whole genome shotgun sequence genome includes a region encoding these proteins:
- the LOC126926213 gene encoding tetraspanin-1 isoform X1 yields the protein MTFNFFCRKCFVKLDKIFYHAHAYFTQHKNQFTDSAANVRLRITVQLQIQFQSQRMNEAKMGCASQCAKYFLCFFNFVFFVAGGAALAVGVWLFVDSNSFTDLVGKLDQSDILNKTDTDVIRIISYILILAGALTFLISFLGYCGAMFESRCLLCVYGVLILLVLILESVVVGLAFGLKGDAEQSTRDFLKSTIKYYASSIDKTETITVTWDGIMTQLHCCGVDNHLDFRESTNWTSTDKILPEACCIKENNILKDPSCPVSPTSNNSYYKQGCYGAIMRTIEENAAIVIGVAAGLAFVEILVIILALHLACCYWRPQHVLTCWCCC from the exons ATGACATTTAATTTCTTCTGTCGTAAATGCTTCGTAAAATTAGACAAAATATTTTACCATGCACACGCATATTTTACACAGCATAAAAATCAGTTCACCGATAGCGCTGCTAACGTTCGTTTACGAATTACTGTTCAA TTACAGATACAATTTCAGTCTCAGCGAATGAACGAGGCTAAAATGGGCTGTGCTTCGCAGTGTGCCAAGTATTTTCTATGTTTCTTCAATTTCGTTTTTTTC GTAGCCGGAGGGGCTGCGTTGGCGGTTGGAGTTTGGCTCTTCGTCGATAGCAATTCTTTCACTGATCTCGTCGGCAAACTCGATCAGTCGGACATTTTG AACAAAACGGACACCGACGTCATCAGGATAATATCGTACATCTTGATTTTGGCGGGAGCGTTGACCTTTTTGATCAGCTTTTTGGGCTACTGCGGAGCGATGTTTGAATCTCGGTGTCTTCTTTGTGTC TACGGTGTTCTTATTCTCCTCGTTTTGATCCTGGAATCTGTTGTAGTAGGTTTGGCTTTTGGACTTAAAGGGGAT GCAGAGCAAAGTACACGAGATTTTCTCAAGTCTACGATCAAATACTATGCCAGTAGCATCGATAAAACAGAGACAATTACAGTGACGTGGGATGGCATAATGACACAG ctTCATTGCTGTGGAGTAGACAATCATTTGGACTTCCGAGAGAGTACAAACTGGACATCTACAGATAAAATTCTACCTGAAGCATGTTGTATAAAGGAAAACAATATTTTGAAGGATCCATCTTGCCCTGTCAGTCCTACTTCCaataattcttattataaacaG GGTTGTTATGGAGCAATAATGAGGACGATCGAAGAAAATGCGGCTATAGTAATCGGCGTTGCGGCTGGATTAGCATTTGTCGAAATCCTGGTTATTATTTTAGCTCTGCACTTGGCATGCTGTTACTGGCGTCCACAACACG TTTTAACTTGTTGGTGTTGCTGTTGA
- the LOC126926213 gene encoding tetraspanin-1 isoform X2, producing MNEAKMGCASQCAKYFLCFFNFVFFVAGGAALAVGVWLFVDSNSFTDLVGKLDQSDILNKTDTDVIRIISYILILAGALTFLISFLGYCGAMFESRCLLCVYGVLILLVLILESVVVGLAFGLKGDAEQSTRDFLKSTIKYYASSIDKTETITVTWDGIMTQLHCCGVDNHLDFRESTNWTSTDKILPEACCIKENNILKDPSCPVSPTSNNSYYKQGCYGAIMRTIEENAAIVIGVAAGLAFVEILVIILALHLACCYWRPQHVLTCWCCC from the exons ATGAACGAGGCTAAAATGGGCTGTGCTTCGCAGTGTGCCAAGTATTTTCTATGTTTCTTCAATTTCGTTTTTTTC GTAGCCGGAGGGGCTGCGTTGGCGGTTGGAGTTTGGCTCTTCGTCGATAGCAATTCTTTCACTGATCTCGTCGGCAAACTCGATCAGTCGGACATTTTG AACAAAACGGACACCGACGTCATCAGGATAATATCGTACATCTTGATTTTGGCGGGAGCGTTGACCTTTTTGATCAGCTTTTTGGGCTACTGCGGAGCGATGTTTGAATCTCGGTGTCTTCTTTGTGTC TACGGTGTTCTTATTCTCCTCGTTTTGATCCTGGAATCTGTTGTAGTAGGTTTGGCTTTTGGACTTAAAGGGGAT GCAGAGCAAAGTACACGAGATTTTCTCAAGTCTACGATCAAATACTATGCCAGTAGCATCGATAAAACAGAGACAATTACAGTGACGTGGGATGGCATAATGACACAG ctTCATTGCTGTGGAGTAGACAATCATTTGGACTTCCGAGAGAGTACAAACTGGACATCTACAGATAAAATTCTACCTGAAGCATGTTGTATAAAGGAAAACAATATTTTGAAGGATCCATCTTGCCCTGTCAGTCCTACTTCCaataattcttattataaacaG GGTTGTTATGGAGCAATAATGAGGACGATCGAAGAAAATGCGGCTATAGTAATCGGCGTTGCGGCTGGATTAGCATTTGTCGAAATCCTGGTTATTATTTTAGCTCTGCACTTGGCATGCTGTTACTGGCGTCCACAACACG TTTTAACTTGTTGGTGTTGCTGTTGA